The sequence below is a genomic window from Nicotiana tomentosiformis chromosome 6, ASM39032v3, whole genome shotgun sequence.
agggttcacacaagtgcttcccaacactaactctcatacaaaacactcttaataaaggaagaaataagaaatgaagactcaagtcttgttggtgtgttttcaaatgagtagagagtcctcattatataggaagagaagaaagaaatgctTGACCAACAATTGGCCACATTCTCTCAAAATACAAGGCCATTTATTTGGCCAACAAGGCCTTAAATAAAAGActccaaatatgccaacaaggcTCACAAATAAAAAAGCCTAAAAATAAGGCAATCTTTTACGGGAGAGACGACGATGAATTTAACAAAGATTTGACTATAGATTAgctgaagaaaaaataaaagttccAGCCTAGCGAAGTTGAAGTTCAAATTTATGCTCCTATAACAATTAAACCAAAACGTTACAGCCTACATATAGGAGTAAATCGACTTTAATTCCTAGTGAAGGAATATAAATGAGACCATAATGTTGTATTGTTTTTTTCCAAATAATGTTGTGATTACGCACAAAAGAAAAAGTAAACGCATGCTTGATTGGTGAAAGAAAAAATAACGCATGCTTGATTACATAATCACTGCCACGACACCTCCTCAATCATTTAAAGATTGATCATAATTCATAAGTACCATTAGCTAGTAATTTCTCTTCCGATTTTATGTGATACTGACATTTTGTTTTGTTGTTATTAACATGATTTGTTGGTAATTGTACCAATTTAATATAGTTAACTTATatgttaaaatatttttaaagttttttaaattACATATTCAATCAAACTATATTAATGGAATTTTGGTTAGTATGCAAATAACTATTTGGTACTTTGTATATAGTTAACTTATTAGTTAacatattttaaaagtttttaaaattACATATTCAATCAAACTGTTCAAATGGAATTTTGGTTAGTATGCAAATAGCTATTCCAATATTCCATGAATCTTAATTAGTGCAATACCAGAtgattaataattttttttaaaaatatatatagtaGTTGTTGAGAATATGAGCATATGATAGCCTCTCCTAGGAAATGGAGAAGGTGCCACCGGTTTGCCTGCTAATGTTTTGATTCGGTGAATTAATTCAGTAAATTAAAGGAATAGTTTAACTTAAACATTCCCATTCCAGCCTGCCACTGTCAGTGCCAACCCAGTTCCTTTCGTCAAATGTTAGCTTCCCTAAAACGACACCGCTTCAAACATTTGTTTACTTTTATTTATAaatatgtaattattattattattattattaataataataataataacaatagcaataATAATGGAGTAATAGAATCGTTCTTTTTTGGGCGGAGTATTTATTGGGAAAAAATGAACGGAGCAAAGGGTAGTAGTGCGCACATTGGCCGTTTCAAAACGCCAAATACTTCCCCGTTGTTATCTCTGCTCATTCATCCATTTTCTTCCTCAATCGCCTCCGGTTTCTTCTCAGAACGACGCCGTTCCGATCACTCCTTTTCGGTAAGTTTTTCATTTGCATACTTATAAACATTTGAAGATTAGCATATGCTtataaatatttgaaaatagcCTCTGTTTATGTCTTATATTGCAGTTAGGGTTTACATCGGATCCGATTAGATCGGGAGTGTTGTTGCCGATCTGAAAAAAATTGTTCGTTTTGTCTAGGTTTTGGGAGAGAAGATATCATAAATCATAAGTGATGGCGAATAGAGTGGATCACGAGTACGATTATTTGTTTAAGATCGTGTTGATTGGGGATTCTGGAGTAGGAAAATCAAATATTTTATCCAGGTTCACGAGAAATGAATTCTGTTTGGAGTCGAAGTCCACTATCGGAGTTGAGTTCGCTACCAGAACACTTCAGGTATGTATCAATCTCATGAGTcatgatgtatttttattttactcaTTCCTTTTGAGCTTTACGTACAGTAATTTTCTAGTTTCTATTGGTCAACCTTTAAGTtttggatttaagttatatacactgaCAATGTAATGAATCTTTTACAACATCTGTGTGATTTAACCTGTTATGTTATTTACAATTTATTGTAGATTACCAAGCAATACTATTAAATAGAGTTGTTTGCAGTTAATCTTTTTTAAGTGACTTGATTGGGTAAATATTTTTTACACAAAATCGTAAGTTTTGGGTTTTGTAATTGCTCTTGTGAAACATGAACGCTAAAATAAACTGCTGAATGATTGACTGTATGCCTGTTGGAATTGTGTGTTTTATGATGTGGATGCCATAGAGATTATTGAATCATGGGAgctgttgattttgagcatttatTCATCTCAAGCTGAGCATTTAATGCGACTGTCCTTCACATGTATGTGCTGATGATTGCTTTCTGTTTCATATGTTGAATTCCGCTTCCATGGTCATAGTTATTTTTACTAAATGACTCATCATCATAATTCGTTTATCTCGTTATACTTTGTAAACAAAAACAAACACCTCAAACATGATCATCATCTACTGAATGAAAGCCAAGAAATTTGATTCTTTAATAGTCTACAGAGTACAGATTCAGTCATATCTTCACGTATGCACAAGATAAAGTGCATAGACGCAGTTAGACCTTTTGTATAGACATATTCTTGTTAGGAGTGAAGAAATTTTGGTACTTGTGATTTATGTCTAATTGCCTTGGTTATGGATTCATCTGTCTGAAGCTCAACTGATGTGCTTCCCAGGAAAAAGTAGGAATGCTTATGACTAGGCATGACACCTTTAACAATTATGTGTGGCCTTACACAATACTACTCTCTGTTAAAATGAAAATGTTCAACAACAAAAGGGAATTGGAGTTTTTAATGGCGTTTATCATGTCCTTTTGGACAAAAAGATCTGAACACTATGAAATTATCGACTTTGTAATCCCTATAGTGTAACTGATGCAAATTGTTTTTTCTGCCAGCAACAAGATCCATTTCTTCTCACTATTACGTCATGGAAATGCGGGGATGGTACAAAGTTACTTGTCTTTTGGCATCTCTCACGGAGTAATATATTTACTAAATGATGCAGGTGGAGGGAAAAACAGTGAAGGCCCAGATATGGGACACTGCAGGACAAGAAAGGTACAGAGCCATTACCAGTGCTTACTATCGAGGAGCAGTGGGTGCACTCCTTGTCTATGACATAACAAAGAGGCAAACATTTGACAATGTTCAGAGGTGGCTACGAGAATTGAGAGACCATGCAGACTCTAACATTGTAATCATACTGGCAGGAAACAAGTCTGACCTTAGACATCTTAGAGCAGTCTCTGAGCAGGATGGTCAAGCTTTAGCTGAGAAGGAAGGACTTTCATTTCTTGAGACATCAGCATTGGAAGCTCTTAATGTTGACAAGGCTTTCCAGACTATATTGACAGATATTTATCATATCATAAGCAAGAAGGCATTGGCAGCTCAGGAAGCAGCCGCGAGCACTGCACTTCCTGGTCAGGGTACAACCATCAATGTCAGTGATAACTCGGCAAATGTGAAGAGAGGCTGCTGTTCAACTTGAGTTGGTGTTAAAGAAATAGAATTTGTAGCAAGACATAAACTTTTGTTTTTTTCCCCttgtttcttttcttctcttcttttttcttctcctttttcaGGCTTGTAGATTACTGTCTTGATTCATATAAGAGAAGAGCTTGTGCATTGTTAATTATCTATTGGTTTAGGACGATCTGTAGTACTTCACATGATACAGTTTAACTGTTTACTTGGGGGGAAAAAAGGCGGATACTGTTACTATTGGCAtgaccaaatcaactctgatctTTCAGGACTTGGAACACAGAAACTTGTTAATTTCAATTGCAGCATTTTATTTTGTGGCCAGTTTCCATGTGTTCTGTTAATAAAGTACACTCTGCGGTTCTGTTAGTGTTTCTTATGAATTTATCTTCTTTTCACAAACAAATGGTTTTCCGGGACTAAGTTGAATATGAATAGCATTAGAGATATACTTAAAAGGGGATAATGTGAAGTCCAGATTTACAAACGGAAGAGAAAAAAGAGAAGTGCTGGGGAAGATATGTTTAGTTAGAGTGTCAGACTACATGTACTTACAAGTTTTTCATACACAATGTGCTCGAACCTTTCTATCGCttctcattattttgttggtttgaCCTATTTCATCTCCAAGGCATTTCTTAATAGATTTGAGGCTCTCTTTTTTTTCTCTCCAGAGTTTTGAATGATTTTGATAGACAGAAGGTTCCTAATTAGGGAAACGAGAAAAATAGAAGCACCCCCTTAACCTGTATAAGATATTAATGGAATGCATATGACAACAAGAATGACAAAGTTGTCGAGAAAGGATAACTTGGAAAAAGCCTAATCACTTGAAAGTTGATATAAATTAACCCTTTGATGCAAACATATCACGCAATCCGCTAATAAACAACGTTTGAATTCAGTGATTATTCcgattcattttttttttccattttgTCTTGATTAGGAGACAGGCATGCTTTGCAGTTTGCACTTCGATTCTTGTGGCTGTCTTCATCTGTTTCTTTAGTTGTTTTCTTGCAACTTGGAAATGAACAAAAATATCCCTTTTCCGTATAATGGAGTGCACGAAGTCACGTTGTAGATGGTTGACAGCTTCGTTAAAGGCGGCCTAACGGGATAAACACAAAACTAGCCAAAGAAGAACATGGGCATTTTCAGAGATCTTCCTTGTCATTTTCACAGTTTTTCTTTTTGATAaccatggtatcagagccagctTGTACCTCGATTAATTTCATAGGATACCTACTATCTCCCACCAATACAAGTCCGGGGTAACTCTATCTGCCAAAACTTGGACAAATAGGaaaaaatcacctagtgtttCTACCTCCGCTAGAATTTGAACCTTAAGACCTCATTGTTCTTAACCCACTTCATCGATGCTATCATTTTCAAAGATCTTCCTTAAAATAGAAGACAGAAGGAAAAAATAAACTTCTTGCAGTTGTCAGTGTCTCGGCCCATCATATCATTTGTATATTAGTAGTAGATAATGAGTTTAACTTTATGTACGAACTGTTTAAAAGTTTCATACACTATCGTATCATTAAAAGGCCATTGCATATAATTAACCATAATAAGTCAATTTAGGATCATTAAATAAACAGACAAGTAACCTTCTATAGTTGGTGAAATTACACTATAGAGTAAAAATATCATCACAGTGTGACAGTGTCAATGGGCATATGGTAAATCCGTAGAAAATTGTGTAACTGAGTGTCTAAATTCTCAGTTTGTGTTGACAATTATCTCCCTAGCCAAAGATAGACTAAATCAATTATGCTATCAATGAAACAGTAACAGTATAGTAAAGACAGATCAATGCGATAAACTTATACTCAACAAGagagatagagaaagaaagagatGAAGCAAGCAATATATACATCTACTATGAACATGGTTCAACCTGTATGGTTACATGATGAATTCTGTATGTCCTGTTACAATATTCCCTAACCTTCTGAATAATTTCATATTGGTCAACTCCAGGCTCAAGTACAACATGACAGGACAAAACAATTTTCCCTACAGTGATGGCCCAAACATGCAGGTCATGAACTTCCTGAAGTCCTGCTAAAGTTTTTAGGCCATTCTCGAGTTGAACAATATCAACTTCCTTTGGTGTCCTCTCCATCAATAAGGAGAAGATAGTTCTAAGCATGGGTATGGTAGTACTAAGAGCAAAGATCGAGAAAAATATAGTACAGAGAAGATCAACCACCAACCATTCTGGTTTGAACCACATAATAGCTCCAGCAATCATTACCCCAACGGATTGTATCAAATCAGATATAACATGCAGGTAAGCCCCTTCGATATTTATGTTCGTTGGTTTGCTGCAACTAGAAGCTGCTGATACCAGTTTTGAGCTCTCTTCATTTCTTGGATGCAATTCTTGCATTTCGTGATCATGATCATGATCCTTGCAAGGATTATATGAATGGCAATGGAGAAAATGATCATGGCCAAGCCACACAACTGAGACGAAGTTAATTATGAGACCAAATGCAGCAATAGCAAACATAAGCTTCCCATTCACTTTGGCTTGTGGATGAAACATTCTCTGAATTGCTTCATAAATCAGCAAACCGGAGACAAGCCATATTAGCTGTACAGATAGAAGGGCTCCTAAAACTTCAAGACGGTGGTACCCAAAAGAGTGTTCTTTTGTCACATCCCAGCCAGACACCCAAACAGcaaaaagagaaatagaaaatcCAACAACATCACTGAGCAAGTGCGCTGCATCAGTTAGAACCGCGAGGCTGTGGGCTTTCACCCCTCCTATGGTCTCCACTGCCATCACCATTACATAAAAGATTATGAGCCCACAAAGTTTCATACTCGACTTTGACCTTTGTCTTGAATCCAACATACTATGCTCTTGCTCTGAGAATGAGCAAATTGGATTGCAACAAGGCTGAGCTCGCTTACTGTTGCCATTACATTTTGCTCCCAGCAATTGCTTTATTTCAGACTTGGAATCCTCCTGTTGCTCCATCTGTTTCAACATGTATTATAGTTAGCtaactgtttgaatgaaataCTAACAAGTATAACTGCAGCATTCGAGTTGAGAGTGAATTATCGGGAACTCTCAAGACTGCCATATATCAAAGTGATGGGTAAAGATTCACTAGCATTGCACACAGTAGTGCATAATTGAAGCCTCGTTATTACACTGTTTGAGATGTCAACAACGagaataaggaaagaaatcaGTAGATAGAAATCCCTAGTTATTTTGTATGCCAAACGATCATCCGTAAATTTGAACAGTAAGTTGTAGATTGGACGTACTCAAGAAAAGTTAATGCAGCATTATGGACTAGATACTTTTTAAAAGTCATATGGAATAGATACATGTTTCAGCATTATTTTTGAAGTGTATATACATCATTATTAAGCTTATAATATCAAACAAGCATATTAATTAAGCACTTTTTGCCCATCAATAGCAGACTCACATCCCTTTCCATTTGCACAAGTATAACAACCAATAGATTTTTTCTTCTGCCGTCAGAAAAGGAGTCAAATGCTGTCAACTCTAAAAAGTAAATTGCTTGAAAGTCCTTTAAGCAGGTTATCAATTAATCTTGAGAACTCAGCATTTGAACTCCAATTTTTCTTCGTCAAGTTTTATTATTGCAACTGCCACTATACATCAATTTCAGAGCAGGGGCATCAAAATAAAAAACAATTCTCACCCACAATAAAAAGAGACATCTTCCGAGATAAAACCCAGAAAAAAGAAACATTCTTTTAATCAGGAGTAAATCAGAAAGAAGTAGATGAACGATGATTAAAATTCCACATACCCAATAATTAAGATTACAGAAAATAGAAACAAACTAGCAAAAAGATCGAAAGCACGATATTTACCTGGATTCAGGACAAAAGAGAGAGAGGCCGGCAGGGGAAGCTAGGGCTTATAGCTGAAAATGAATAGATTGGGGACAAATTGGATTGAACAAACATTCTTTAATATGAAGCGAAGAACCGGTGGAGTCAGAGTCCAATCATTCTGCTGAATGGGCACGCCAAAATTGATTCTTCTTATTGGTAATTGGTAATGGTAATGAGCGTGGCCGGACAGGAGAAGTATGTTGCATTTGCCAATTATGCCGAATGCTTTACATTTAACTATGGCGATTTATAGATTTATAAGTCACATTTGACAACAACAATTCATAATGTCGCACTTGACAATTGCATTCACAAGTCGCAAATGTTTCATTGCATTTCGCAAATTATGATTTATAAATTTCTGTATTTTAATGTGATTGAAGCTAATGATAACTATCCATCTGTTTGGCCAATCCGGACAAATTAGCTTAGCACTctcaaaaagtatttttgagcaataatttgtgtttgataaacttttcagaaagtgcatttaagtatcaaattacgaataaagacatgaatagatttacttaatagttaatattataattaaataaataatcttaaaaatttgttattacaagcaataattaattctttttattttatttaagtaaaatatgaaaataaaatttaaaagtactgaattcttttaatataagttaaatatattaaaaatcattcaacaaatataaaagtactcacccctaaagtcactatatattagaaagatatcctaaaaataataagaaatatttatacattaatatcataagtattaggtttaacggttattttggtatatactatattttgttaagggtatttttggtaagaagaaaagtcaaaattgTTTCTGCTTTTaggaagaagctacttttttctgcttcttaaAAACTACTTCTGTTTCTTtccaaaattactttttttctcaaaaaagcttggtcaaacacctcaagttagggaaaaaaaagtacttttgagaaagaaaaaaaaatacttttgacttCTTGAGAAGCTTAGCCAGACAGACTAATAGAAAGTATACAAATCACATTTCACATATGCATGTTGTATATTTTTAAACTCTCGTAAAGATTACACGTTAGTGAAATTTTTTGACCAAAAAGGCACATTTTGGGGGGAAATTTCTAATAATTTTGtagtatttttaaaaaatgtaaaatgCATGTGTCACAACAGAAGATGAGTATGCTTCACACTATTTGTAAAATTCACAAAATGTAATAATAAATTGTCAATTTTTAGGTTTCTACTTTTTGGTAGACAAAAGTACCCTAAAAAAAAAAGTAGAGAGATATTTCTAGCTTTACCCGTTAATTTAGCTGATTTATGTTTTCATTGTTAGCATTAAAATGTACTATTCTAACATAAATAATTTGAGATTTATGTTGGCAATTTATAAATTGCATTTATAAAAGCAATTTAACAAATGACATTTACGAAATGCAAATGAAATTTGTATGTTGCGTTTCATAAATGCAATTTATGCATTTTAAGTGATGAAGATGGTTTTGTAACGTTTTAGCAACATATGTTGATTAGCAAATGATAGTAAAATTATACACCCGTAAAAAACTATAATCCTAACCTTATGAATCGATTACCCTTTTATGGCACACTGCCTCCCATAAATTTGAGTGGCTAAAAGAAataattatcattgaatattgtCCAATTGACTTATTTTCCCTTTGCACTTTGCCCCTCATATTTTGAACCTAGTAGCATTTAACAACCTATACTCTAAACATGTGTAAATGTTACTTTTTGTGTGAAAAAGAATTGGGAATTTTCTTAGGGGAGAGATTAATTCATGTGTTTTTCTGTGTTTTTTAAGCACTAGCCACGAAAGACAGTAACcttatatttatttattgttttgagaACTTGTTTTTGAATTATCTTGCAATCTCCGTCGACAACGGATTTAattatttctttctctttttctttaatttttcacaCACTTAAATCATATTGGTTCCGTTTACGATCTATAATATTTCAATAGCTGCAAATATCAATGTTTGCATTAGTATTATACTAGTTTGGCCAAcaatttttacaaatacaaaattTCGATACTTAAAATATCAATAGAATATTAAAAAACTTGTTCACACAGTATCTTAAATGACATAATGATTTACTcataaattttaaactttaaaaaaaaaatttccctTCAATTTGTAACTTcaatttttttacatttttctaGTACTAAAAATATTAGTCTTTCTGacaattttcttttccttttcccctGCGTAAGGGGAAGGGGCaagaagaataaaaaaaataaaaatgattagTATTACTTTCTACGATATGTATCAAAAAGCAGTCACAAAAACAGAGTCAACGATGGGTGAGCAGGTGGTCAAGTGGCTTCAACGGTGACTTTTTAAAGGAAACCCTAGATTCTGATTGAACCTTAGAATATCAGATTTATAGCAATTACACTTATCATTTAGCAAAGAGCCACAAAAGAGGGTCTCAAGGGCTGCACAGAATTCATCTGACTCCGACATCGGAGTTTGCAGCCCCCCAAACCCAAACCCCTCACCCCCAAAAATATCTCACACATCAGCCTCATTTTCTCTTATCCCACCAATAATATAAGCCATCAAAATCAAACCTTTACTCTTTCTTGTTTGTTTCTCCACGAGAAAAATGGGTTCTTGCGAAAAGCTGTAAACCCCATTTTCTTGTGATTCTTTGCTTTTTATTGGGTTTTTAGGTTTTGTTTACGGGGAGGGTGATGGCTCAAAATGGGCAGGGGATAGAACCTGCAGTTCTTGATGACATAATCAACAGGCTTTTGGAGTTTAGGAATGCAAGAACTGTTAGGCAGGTTCAGCTCTCAGAAGCTGAGATTCGATCCCTTTGTACTGCTTCTAAAGAAATCTTCCTTCACCAGCCCAATCTTTTGGAGCTTGAAGCCCCTATCAAGATCTGTGGTAAATCCCTGTTCTACCCCTCTTATTTCACTTACTTTGCATAGGCCTATCATTATGACATGTATGTTGGCCATCTCCCACCATTACAGAAATCGCCTACTCTTTTTTGCCTCTGCTGGGCATACTACTTCTATATGTAATTAATCTTAACTGCTAAGGGGGATAATAGTTGCATTTGATTTTGTCAAACTCCTTGTAGTTGTAATGCTTGAGGACCTTAAGTTTGTCTTTTAGGTGCTTATTCTACCTTGTTAAATGCAATAGATTATTGatgaatttgaaagttgagtttCCTTGCGTTGAAACGTGCATGTCTGAGTCAGGATAAGATGAAAAGCTGCTTCCTTAAGTTTAATAAATTGtgatttttttgagtttttaaaggTTGGTTGCCAGTTTTCCCACTCATCTTTTATATTGGCTTACTAGCAGGCATGTGGCTTGTATTTTTAGTGTAAAAACAGAACTATTGATATACTTATGGGAGATAGTTGAATGGTAATATCTGCTTTTGGATGGCGTTGCCTTTGATATACTGCATATCCTTTTCGTAGTTCTCATTTTGTCTTTAGTAAGTAGCATGGCTCTTTCTATGTTTTCTGATAGGATTACCAGGTTCTTGATTAATCTATTTTGCTGTAGTTTGATAGGATATGGGAGAAGGGTTTAGAGTCCTTGTGTTTATCATTGAGATTGGTCTTCTAGTTCCTGAGAGATTGAGAATTACAGTATCTAGATTTCCTAACTTGTCGTGCCGTGTAAATTGATTGTACTATGCTTCCTTTGTGATCCTGCTGTCATTATTCTAATATcttattatatagtatatattgtATCTATATAATATGTCTTATATCATGAAGTCTTTTTATTTCCTTATAGGATTATTTTTTGGCTAACTTTTTCCATCCTCTCCATTAAATTCATCTCACGTCTCTGTTTCTTTGTTGAGGCATAGGTGGGTTGGTTGGGTCAGACAGTCATAATCAATCCTTTTTGTATTTGGTCAAACTTATTAATCTGTCGCCTTTTTTTTCTGGATTCTAGGTGACATTCATGGACAGTATGGTGATCTTCTGAGGCTTTTTGAATATGGTGGGTTCCCTCCGGAGGCTAATTATTTGTTTTTAGGGGACTATGTTGACCGTGGCAAACAGAGTTTGGAAACTATATGCCTTCTACTTGCTTACAAAATTAAATACCCGGAGAACTTCTTTCTGTTAAGAGGGAATCATGAATGTGCTTCTATTAACCGGATATATGGATTTTATGATGAATGCAAGCGCCGATTCAATGTGAGGCTGTGGAAAACCTTCACTGATTGTTTTAACTGTCTTCCTGTGGCAGCTCTCATAGATGATAAAATACTTTGCATGCATGGTGGTCTTTCTCCTGATCTGACAGACTTAGATGAGATAAGAAATTTACCTCGTCCAACAGATATTCCAGACTCCGGTTTGCTTTGTGATTTACTTTGGTCAGATCCTAGTAGGGAAGTTAAAGGTTGGGGTATGAATGACAGGGGTGTCTCATACACCTTTGGTTCTGATAAAGTGGCAGAATTCTTGATGCAACATGATATGGACCTTGTTTGTCGTGCCCATCAGGTATTTCCTTTTTAACTTTTGGTCTCCTCTTTTTAATTCCTTGTGTTGACTAAGACATTCTCTTACCTAGGTTGTGGAGGATGGCTATGAATTTTTTGCTGAAAGGCAGCTAGTCACTATATTTTCTGCACCAAACTACTGTGGCGAATTTGATAATGCTGGTGCTATGATGAGTGTGGATGAAAATTTGATGTGCTCTTTTCAGATTCTGAAGCCAACAGATAGAAAACCTCGGTTCTTATGAAGCAAAAGGTGATAGCTTATATCTGTGTCTCCCAGGGGCATCTAAGGTCAGTGTATTTGACGCATAGGTCAATCACTCTATGTAATGATCATATCAAGAAACCTCTGTCGTTGATTGATCTTGTTTCTGTGCCATAAATAAAAAATGCCTGTGCTGATCTCATGTTATGCATATACACCAGAGCTGGAAAATGCCTCCAGCTATCCCTTCTTTAAAAAAAGATGTGGTTATGGGTCGTGCTTGTCATTTCCCTTCCCTGCTAGAAAAAATGAATGTTATTTGTTGATATTCTTTCCTTGGCATTTCATTCATATTGACCATTCTTTAACTGGAAAAGTTAACCTGCTTCAAGACCTAAAAGTTTAGCCGCGCGTAATGTTACTATTTTATATGGTTAAGTTTACCATCTTTAAATCCTAAAAGCTTAACTACACGTAATGCTACTATTGTATATCATATTGATGTTTTACATTTTACTCTATTCATATTGTCCAACAACTGTTTTAGAGATGGCAATAGGGCAGGGCGGGTGAAGCATTGCCCTGCCACAAATTCAACCCGCCCTGCCCCCATTTAacagtttttttctttttcaacttAGCCCTGCCCCGCCCCGCCCTACTTAGCCCTGCCCCGCCCCGCCCTGTATAgctccttttttctttcttgcttttctttttaagTTTAGAACtgtaaattactagttggctcaTCTCAAAATTACGCTACTGTCATTTTTACTTAGAATGAGAAATGACAGTAGTCTTAATTACTCCTTTTTTGTTTTCAAACAAACACCACTGGACTGTCATTTTTACTAATGAAAGGGTTAATTTATGTCTGGACTTTGCTTTAGTCTTTCTTCTCAAAATTATGCTACTGTCATTTGTATTTAGAATAAGAAGCACATCAGATTTTTTTCCAGCTTCGAATTCTTTCTCATTTACTATTTGTTATTTAATCTCTCATGATGAATTAACTAGATATTACGCTTTTGTAACATGTCATCTTGATTATGATACAGTAGGAAAGAaagaataatttttaaaactaattaaatGGGAAGACCAGTATGATTAACCCTTTCAGTTAATACTCATAAGTAAACACATTTCGGCAACTAATTAATTATATGCTTTGCTAAAATGATTTGAAGCCTTTGTACAGAAATATGCGCACCCAAGTGAAGAATACTCCAGTTTGTTTGCTTGTGCTTGCAGCAAAAATCCTGCCCCTACACCTGCCCTGCCCCATTTATTATTTTCTGAAAATGTGTTTTGACCCGCCCTGCCCTGCCCCGTTATGACTTTGCCCTGCCCTGCTCCGTTAAGGTTTTGCCCTGCCCTGCCCTGCCCCATTTGCCATCCCTAAGACCCTAACTGTTTTTAACATATCTCTATCAAAACCAACACTTCTTTCTCTTTATCTCTCTGCAAGTCAAGGTAGACTCAATGAATG
It includes:
- the LOC104098536 gene encoding ras-related protein Rab11A — encoded protein: MANRVDHEYDYLFKIVLIGDSGVGKSNILSRFTRNEFCLESKSTIGVEFATRTLQVEGKTVKAQIWDTAGQERYRAITSAYYRGAVGALLVYDITKRQTFDNVQRWLRELRDHADSNIVIILAGNKSDLRHLRAVSEQDGQALAEKEGLSFLETSALEALNVDKAFQTILTDIYHIISKKALAAQEAAASTALPGQGTTINVSDNSANVKRGCCST
- the LOC104098517 gene encoding serine/threonine-protein phosphatase PP1 isozyme 2; amino-acid sequence: MAQNGQGIEPAVLDDIINRLLEFRNARTVRQVQLSEAEIRSLCTASKEIFLHQPNLLELEAPIKICGDIHGQYGDLLRLFEYGGFPPEANYLFLGDYVDRGKQSLETICLLLAYKIKYPENFFLLRGNHECASINRIYGFYDECKRRFNVRLWKTFTDCFNCLPVAALIDDKILCMHGGLSPDLTDLDEIRNLPRPTDIPDSGLLCDLLWSDPSREVKGWGMNDRGVSYTFGSDKVAEFLMQHDMDLVCRAHQVVEDGYEFFAERQLVTIFSAPNYCGEFDNAGAMMSVDENLMCSFQILKPTDRKPRFL
- the LOC104098527 gene encoding metal tolerance protein B, with product MEQQEDSKSEIKQLLGAKCNGNSKRAQPCCNPICSFSEQEHSMLDSRQRSKSSMKLCGLIIFYVMVMAVETIGGVKAHSLAVLTDAAHLLSDVVGFSISLFAVWVSGWDVTKEHSFGYHRLEVLGALLSVQLIWLVSGLLIYEAIQRMFHPQAKVNGKLMFAIAAFGLIINFVSVVWLGHDHFLHCHSYNPCKDHDHDHEMQELHPRNEESSKLVSAASSCSKPTNINIEGAYLHVISDLIQSVGVMIAGAIMWFKPEWLVVDLLCTIFFSIFALSTTIPMLRTIFSLLMERTPKEVDIVQLENGLKTLAGLQEVHDLHVWAITVGKIVLSCHVVLEPGVDQYEIIQKVREYCNRTYRIHHVTIQVEPCS